From one Flavobacterium kingsejongi genomic stretch:
- a CDS encoding ATP-dependent DNA helicase: MSSGLFYAILKKKFPFRLTVKQDLFFQQIAHFVTNTNRDEIFVLKGYAGTGKTTVIATIVNHLQDIDKKFVLLAPTGRAAKVIANYSQKPAFTIHKKIYFPKAGGGGGVSFTKQPNKHKNTIFIVDESSMISDVNTDSSMFETASLLDDLIQYVYSGTNCKMIFVGDTAQLPPVNMDVSPALNTETLGIHYNMDVQHIELDEVMRQEENSGILYNATELREILKSNFIDTFQFYVRGFKDIVRLSDGYVIQDAINTAYSNYGVEDTAFIVRSNKRANQYNQQIRTRILDKESDLSTGDFLMVVKNNYFWLKESDEAGFIANGDIIEVLEIFKIQELYEFKFATVKIRMVDYPNQKPFETVLLLDTISSESPSLTYEQSNKLYQEVLLDYESEYSKYKKFQKVKANPYFNALQVKFSYAITCHKSQGGQWNTVFIEQPYLPNGIDRDYIRWLYTAVTRAKDKLYLIGFKDENFNEAGH; the protein is encoded by the coding sequence ATGAGTTCAGGACTGTTTTATGCCATTCTAAAAAAGAAATTCCCTTTTCGCCTCACTGTGAAACAGGATCTCTTCTTCCAGCAAATCGCCCATTTTGTCACCAATACCAATAGGGATGAAATTTTTGTACTGAAAGGCTATGCAGGAACCGGGAAAACAACGGTGATTGCCACGATTGTCAACCACCTTCAGGATATTGATAAGAAATTTGTGCTATTGGCGCCTACAGGGCGTGCAGCCAAGGTTATTGCCAATTATTCACAGAAGCCAGCCTTCACGATCCATAAAAAAATCTATTTCCCCAAAGCTGGTGGCGGTGGTGGCGTAAGCTTTACCAAGCAACCCAACAAACACAAGAATACGATCTTTATCGTCGATGAATCCTCCATGATCTCCGATGTGAATACCGATAGCAGCATGTTTGAAACCGCTTCCTTGCTGGATGACTTAATTCAGTACGTTTACAGCGGTACCAATTGTAAGATGATCTTCGTAGGAGACACCGCGCAGCTGCCACCGGTGAATATGGATGTAAGCCCGGCACTCAATACAGAAACCTTAGGCATCCATTACAATATGGACGTACAGCATATCGAACTCGATGAAGTAATGCGTCAGGAGGAAAACTCCGGGATCTTATACAATGCAACCGAATTACGGGAAATACTCAAATCAAACTTTATCGATACCTTTCAGTTTTATGTACGGGGCTTTAAAGATATTGTTCGCCTTAGCGATGGATATGTTATCCAGGATGCCATTAATACCGCCTACAGTAATTATGGGGTGGAGGATACGGCGTTTATTGTGCGTTCCAATAAAAGGGCGAACCAGTACAACCAACAGATCCGTACCCGGATACTGGACAAGGAAAGCGACCTATCTACCGGGGATTTCCTGATGGTCGTGAAGAATAATTATTTCTGGCTCAAGGAATCGGACGAAGCAGGATTTATTGCCAATGGGGATATTATCGAAGTACTGGAGATTTTTAAGATCCAGGAACTCTATGAATTCAAATTCGCCACTGTCAAAATCCGCATGGTCGATTACCCGAACCAGAAACCGTTTGAAACCGTCCTGCTACTCGATACGATAAGCAGCGAATCGCCGTCACTTACTTATGAACAGTCCAATAAACTCTATCAGGAAGTGCTGTTGGATTATGAATCGGAATATTCGAAATACAAGAAATTCCAGAAAGTGAAAGCCAATCCGTATTTTAATGCGCTGCAGGTCAAATTCTCGTATGCCATCACCTGTCACAAATCGCAGGGTGGGCAATGGAATACCGTATTTATAGAACAACCCTACCTGCCCAACGGAATCGACCGCGATTATATCCGCTGGCTGTATACCGCCGTGACGCGGGCCAAAGACAAACTCTACCTGATTGGCTTTAAAGATGAGAATTTTAATGAAGCCGGACACTAA
- a CDS encoding DUF3822 family protein, with protein MSLKYNTSITEKIYKKLSLQVSLKGLSFCIFDTLNFEVVAVKEIDFADFPEADKVEDHYWKAFLDYPELMKLYDEIVVVHENNLSTFVPNALFDEQYLSHYLEYNTKVFETDFFAFDTLENYDMKNVYIPYVNVNNYLIDQFGPFEYRHTQTVLVEKLLDLSKNIDEKQVFVHFRKQQFEIVVVENQKLLLFNSFEYHTPEDFIYYLLFTAEQLKLNPEHFKLRLLGAISEEDPLYAIAYKYVRNTALLDTANLEQYNNFGALQNLKHFILFNL; from the coding sequence ATGTCATTAAAATATAACACAAGCATAACGGAAAAAATATACAAAAAACTGTCCCTTCAGGTATCTTTGAAAGGGCTTTCATTTTGTATTTTCGATACGTTAAACTTTGAGGTGGTAGCGGTAAAGGAGATTGATTTTGCCGATTTCCCGGAAGCTGACAAGGTGGAAGACCACTATTGGAAGGCATTCCTGGATTATCCGGAGTTAATGAAGCTGTATGATGAGATTGTGGTGGTGCATGAGAACAACCTTTCGACGTTTGTGCCGAATGCATTATTTGATGAGCAGTACCTGAGCCACTACTTAGAATACAATACGAAGGTTTTTGAAACGGATTTCTTTGCTTTTGATACGCTGGAGAATTATGATATGAAAAACGTGTATATCCCGTATGTGAATGTCAATAATTACCTGATCGACCAGTTTGGGCCGTTCGAATACCGGCATACCCAGACGGTACTGGTAGAAAAACTGCTGGACTTGTCGAAGAATATCGATGAGAAACAGGTGTTTGTACACTTTCGGAAGCAACAGTTTGAGATTGTAGTGGTCGAAAACCAAAAGCTCTTGCTGTTCAATTCTTTTGAATACCATACGCCGGAGGATTTTATCTACTACCTGCTGTTTACCGCGGAACAACTAAAGCTGAATCCGGAGCACTTTAAACTCCGCTTGCTGGGCGCGATATCGGAAGAAGACCCTCTGTATGCGATTGCGTATAAATACGTACGGAATACGGCATTACTGGACACTGCCAACTTGGAGCAGTATAACAATTTTGGGGCTTTACAGAACCTAAAGCATTTTATTTTATTTAATTTATGA
- the rsmD gene encoding 16S rRNA (guanine(966)-N(2))-methyltransferase RsmD, which yields MRIISGKYKGRRLTAPKNLPVRPTTDMSKEALFNILNNYFSFEGLKVLDLFSGTGNISYEFGSRGSDNITSVDGDFGCIKYIKQTAEEFDFNISAIKSDVFKFLEKNKASYDLIFADPPYNLDQASFEKIVLLVFENEQLNDDGMMVIEHSKHTKLDHMINYSFHKNYGGSVFTFFELNHEESEDVKDTGLDATEEG from the coding sequence ATGAGAATCATTTCCGGAAAATATAAGGGACGACGACTAACGGCACCTAAGAATCTCCCCGTTCGGCCGACTACAGACATGTCCAAAGAAGCCCTTTTTAATATCCTCAACAACTATTTTAGTTTTGAAGGGCTAAAGGTGCTGGACCTGTTTTCCGGAACGGGAAATATAAGCTATGAATTCGGATCCCGCGGCAGTGATAATATCACGTCTGTAGATGGCGATTTTGGCTGTATCAAGTATATCAAGCAAACGGCAGAGGAATTTGACTTTAATATCTCGGCCATCAAAAGCGATGTATTTAAATTCTTAGAAAAGAACAAGGCTTCCTATGACCTTATCTTTGCCGACCCTCCGTATAACCTCGACCAGGCTTCGTTTGAGAAGATCGTCCTGCTTGTTTTTGAAAACGAACAGCTGAATGATGATGGGATGATGGTTATCGAACATTCCAAGCATACCAAACTCGACCACATGATCAATTATTCCTTCCATAAAAACTATGGCGGATCGGTATTCACTTTCTTTGAACTCAACCATGAGGAATCGGAAGATGTCAAAGACACCGGACTGGACGCTACCGAAGAAGGATAA
- a CDS encoding outer membrane beta-barrel family protein — translation MIKKYSILLLLATTWSSMAQETTVTDSIPAKENQLDEVHVEKKKPTYTTKNGVIKVDIANSIYNSIPNPLDVLRKLPNVIVSADGEGITIMGRGTPLIYLDNQKIGMNELNALVTDDIKSIEIISNPSSKYEADGRAVVLITRKIGRREGFTTTVAETVSFKRFYSNYLNLNSSLQKGRFEVKANLSYNQSKPWEGNASNFTIAEKDLQSGYDVHAKTFKPELNSGVGVVYKINDTDYFSFTANNQYIEDHSTIYANSALIQEANATRVATDSDTRAYRNFLNAFLNYQKKFKEKEAQLFTGFQYSGLNRKGNYDVYNTYNDAAPLYSQFRKQHFILDAFSGRIDYEQLIGKGIKWEIGVLYGITTARSVFNVNDYEQQATTHSNYRHQEQQAAAYTQLSGTFHKMSYRLGARMEDMKVRGHFKDDSAPPIRKQLDNFFPKVQLDFPVDSTQTISLNYARSIERPEYASLTQVTAYINPYYAFSQNSNLNPAFTSEVTLNYQRNDKSIKLTYYDRRGSMYYGYDYDAAKTLLTSLPLNFKKETGYTLEFTMPFTHNSWNSINIVSVLWNRVEDPSVAPRKSNPFLYLYSSQMFTLPHDFTIAVSGWAIGKRTETFFNVEPLWCMDLSVSKKLGKSWQCTISCNDIWESMAYKQDMQLYPVAIQTTYFTNVHEFALNLRYTFGKVKASAYTEKVVDENTNRIR, via the coding sequence ATGATTAAAAAATACAGTATCCTGCTGTTACTGGCGACCACCTGGAGCAGTATGGCACAGGAAACCACCGTTACAGATAGTATTCCTGCTAAGGAAAACCAACTTGATGAAGTACATGTCGAAAAGAAGAAACCAACCTACACCACCAAAAATGGGGTGATTAAAGTGGACATTGCCAACTCCATTTACAATAGTATTCCCAATCCGTTGGACGTTTTGCGTAAATTGCCTAATGTCATCGTAAGCGCTGACGGGGAAGGAATCACTATTATGGGGCGTGGTACCCCGCTGATCTACCTGGACAACCAGAAAATCGGGATGAATGAACTGAATGCTTTGGTTACCGATGATATCAAAAGTATCGAGATCATTTCCAATCCCTCTTCCAAATATGAGGCCGATGGGCGTGCGGTGGTCTTGATCACCCGGAAGATCGGACGCAGGGAAGGATTTACGACTACAGTAGCCGAAACCGTTTCTTTTAAAAGGTTTTACAGTAATTACCTCAACCTTAACTCGAGCCTTCAAAAGGGACGTTTTGAAGTTAAAGCCAACCTGTCGTACAACCAAAGCAAGCCCTGGGAAGGGAATGCCAGTAACTTCACTATTGCCGAAAAAGACCTGCAGTCGGGTTATGATGTACATGCTAAAACCTTTAAGCCTGAACTGAACAGTGGCGTAGGAGTAGTGTATAAAATCAACGACACCGATTACTTTTCTTTTACCGCCAACAATCAATATATAGAAGACCACAGCACCATTTATGCAAATTCTGCGCTGATACAGGAGGCAAATGCTACCCGGGTGGCTACAGATAGTGATACGCGGGCTTACCGTAACTTTTTGAATGCCTTCCTGAACTACCAAAAGAAGTTTAAGGAAAAGGAAGCCCAGCTTTTTACAGGATTCCAGTATTCCGGCCTTAACCGGAAGGGGAACTATGACGTCTATAATACCTATAATGATGCGGCTCCTTTGTATTCGCAATTCCGGAAGCAGCATTTTATCCTGGATGCTTTTTCGGGCCGTATCGATTATGAACAGCTGATCGGAAAAGGGATCAAGTGGGAAATTGGGGTACTGTATGGGATTACCACGGCACGATCGGTATTTAACGTGAATGATTATGAGCAACAGGCCACAACCCATTCCAATTACAGGCATCAGGAGCAGCAGGCCGCGGCTTATACCCAGCTCTCCGGTACGTTTCATAAAATGAGTTATCGCTTGGGTGCCCGCATGGAAGATATGAAAGTCCGGGGGCATTTTAAAGACGATAGTGCGCCGCCCATCCGCAAACAGCTGGACAACTTCTTCCCTAAGGTACAATTGGACTTCCCGGTAGACAGTACCCAGACGATCAGCCTGAATTATGCCCGCAGTATCGAACGTCCGGAATATGCCTCGTTAACCCAGGTGACGGCCTATATTAATCCGTATTATGCCTTTTCGCAGAATAGCAACCTAAATCCTGCCTTTACATCAGAAGTGACTTTAAACTACCAGCGGAACGATAAATCCATAAAGCTGACCTATTATGACCGACGGGGGTCAATGTATTACGGCTATGATTATGACGCAGCAAAAACACTGCTGACCTCGCTACCGCTCAACTTCAAAAAAGAAACCGGATATACGCTGGAATTTACAATGCCTTTTACCCATAATAGTTGGAACAGCATCAATATCGTGAGTGTGTTATGGAACCGGGTTGAAGATCCTTCGGTAGCGCCCCGAAAGTCGAATCCGTTCCTGTACCTGTATTCCAGCCAGATGTTTACACTGCCGCATGATTTTACAATTGCCGTTTCAGGCTGGGCGATAGGGAAGCGCACCGAGACTTTTTTTAATGTCGAGCCTTTATGGTGCATGGACCTCTCGGTATCCAAAAAGTTAGGGAAGAGCTGGCAATGTACCATTAGTTGTAACGATATCTGGGAGAGTATGGCCTATAAGCAGGATATGCAATTGTATCCGGTTGCGATCCAGACGACTTACTTTACCAATGTCCATGAGTTCGCCCTTAACCTGCGCTATACCTTCGGGAAAGTCAAAGCCTCCGCATATACGGAGAAAGTGGTGGATGAAAATACCAATAGGATTCGGTAA
- a CDS encoding sensor histidine kinase, which translates to MKRKINLLIAFAALILIALSAMQYYLVKTAYEYKVEQFRTEIKDKIAAITNDYSDIDSTIFYKKDLLYKQLAESYIRDNKTRFDVKNDILRNEFKEELTRKLQEEFKSEIPDLQLDFAIVLDKFVVFDAAKGADTIFAEKPFIRNKLYGNLASLDDAFLIRNYVGTTSGTLRRETLDSDYRLLTEDTLYVSVKGWEMIVLSRMKLLLAFAFLCILTLVTLFVIALKALIQQKKVSDIKTDFINNITHELKTPLTTLSVSTKILERKEVRENNEAYQNVLNTITRQNNRLQNLIDQVMSNSLGFEEIDLQKEKVLLPDFLNSIIHDFKLAYPNVTLESAFDPTSVTLNLDKFHLTTALTNVLENAVKYGCHTITIGTAFHNDLFTISIKDDGIGIAKSKQSLLFDKFYRVEQGNIHTTKGLGLGLYYVNRIIKAHRGNISVVSDLGQGAAFTISIPSL; encoded by the coding sequence ATGAAACGTAAGATAAATTTGCTGATCGCTTTTGCCGCCCTGATCCTCATTGCCTTATCGGCGATGCAGTACTACCTGGTCAAAACGGCCTATGAGTATAAGGTCGAGCAGTTCCGGACCGAAATCAAAGATAAGATCGCAGCTATCACTAATGATTACAGTGATATCGACTCGACGATCTTCTACAAGAAAGATTTATTATACAAGCAGTTGGCCGAGAGTTACATCCGCGATAACAAGACCCGCTTTGACGTTAAAAACGATATCCTGCGCAATGAATTCAAAGAGGAACTAACCCGGAAACTGCAAGAGGAATTTAAAAGCGAAATCCCCGACCTCCAACTGGATTTTGCCATAGTCCTGGACAAATTTGTTGTCTTTGATGCCGCCAAGGGAGCCGATACCATCTTTGCCGAGAAGCCTTTTATCCGTAATAAGCTCTATGGCAACCTGGCTTCGCTGGACGATGCTTTCCTGATCCGGAATTATGTAGGGACTACGAGCGGTACACTCCGCCGGGAGACCTTAGATTCTGATTACCGGCTGCTGACGGAAGATACACTGTATGTATCGGTGAAAGGATGGGAAATGATTGTCCTGAGCCGGATGAAGCTCTTATTGGCTTTTGCTTTTTTATGCATCCTGACGCTCGTGACTTTGTTTGTCATCGCCCTTAAAGCCCTGATCCAGCAGAAGAAAGTAAGCGACATCAAAACCGATTTTATCAATAACATCACCCACGAACTCAAAACCCCACTCACGACACTATCCGTTTCTACAAAGATTTTGGAACGTAAGGAAGTCCGGGAAAACAATGAGGCCTACCAGAATGTCCTCAATACCATTACCCGCCAGAATAACCGGTTGCAAAACCTCATCGACCAGGTGATGAGCAATTCCCTTGGATTTGAAGAAATAGACCTGCAGAAGGAAAAGGTGCTCCTGCCCGACTTCCTGAACAGCATTATCCACGATTTTAAACTGGCTTATCCCAATGTAACGCTGGAAAGCGCTTTTGATCCCACATCGGTAACCCTGAACCTGGACAAGTTCCACCTGACAACAGCACTGACGAACGTATTGGAAAATGCGGTTAAATACGGTTGCCATACCATCACCATTGGCACTGCTTTCCACAATGACCTGTTTACGATCAGTATCAAAGATGATGGTATTGGGATTGCCAAAAGCAAACAGTCCCTGCTATTCGATAAATTCTACCGTGTGGAACAAGGGAACATCCATACCACCAAAGGGCTGGGGCTGGGATTGTATTACGTGAACCGGATTATTAAAGCCCACCGTGGCAACATCAGCGTAGTGAGCGACCTGGGCCAGGGTGCGGCTTTTACCATCAGCATTCCTTCCCTATGA
- a CDS encoding response regulator transcription factor has translation MSRKVLLAEDDYDFAMILKQYIELHDFEIIWARDGEEALELFQKGVYSICIFDVMMPKIDGFTLAEKIIKINPEVPFVFLTAKKLKEDKLIGLKLGADDYIVKPFEADELVLRLNNILKRSEKSTSFAAAEIAIGKYTFNPQRLELVLDDQLQRLTEKEVALVLFLYNNKNRVLKREAILKAVWGTDDFFSGRSMDVFISRLRKYFKNDDQIEIKSIRHIGLEFRL, from the coding sequence ATGAGCCGAAAAGTACTATTAGCCGAAGACGATTATGACTTCGCCATGATCCTCAAACAGTATATCGAACTCCATGATTTTGAAATCATCTGGGCCCGCGATGGCGAAGAAGCCCTGGAGCTATTCCAGAAAGGCGTTTATAGCATCTGTATTTTTGATGTGATGATGCCCAAGATCGACGGTTTTACCCTGGCAGAAAAGATCATTAAGATCAATCCCGAAGTACCCTTTGTATTCCTGACAGCCAAAAAGCTAAAAGAAGATAAGCTCATCGGGCTGAAACTGGGTGCCGACGATTATATTGTCAAACCTTTTGAAGCAGACGAACTCGTCCTGCGCCTGAATAACATCTTAAAACGAAGTGAGAAAAGCACCAGCTTTGCTGCGGCCGAGATTGCTATTGGCAAGTATACCTTTAATCCGCAACGGCTGGAACTGGTTTTAGACGATCAGCTGCAACGGCTGACCGAAAAAGAAGTGGCCTTAGTCTTATTCCTGTACAACAATAAAAACAGGGTACTGAAACGGGAAGCTATTTTAAAAGCGGTTTGGGGTACTGATGATTTCTTTTCGGGACGCAGTATGGATGTCTTTATCAGCAGGCTGCGGAAGTATTTTAAAAATGACGACCAGATCGAGATCAAGAGCATCCGTCATATCGGGCTGGAGTTCCGATTGTAA
- a CDS encoding aldo/keto reductase, whose amino-acid sequence MEDNNSNSGKRSRRHFMQQSAIAGAGLFFAPNILAASESLNESKYHKSDKEGNRSMRKLGSLEVSALGAGCMSISANYGAPAKIEQGVKTLHTAYENGITFFDTAEVYGPFTNEKLVGEALAPFRNKISIATKFGFDIASGSKSGGLNSRPEQIKKVVEESLKRLKTDRIDLLYQHRVDPNVPIEDVAGTVKELIKEGKVLHFGLSEANVSTIRKAHSVQTVSAIQTEYSFMERSVEKNGVLAVCEELGIGFVPWGPVGMGYLTGKLNASTTFDPKFDGRSNFERFTPENLAANMPIVNLLNDFASKKNATASQIALAWLLAQKSFIVSIPGTRNIPHLNENLGALEIKLTAADLQELDTAFLKLKVYGGRMNAKEMAVCE is encoded by the coding sequence ATGGAAGACAATAATTCTAACAGCGGAAAACGTTCAAGGAGGCATTTTATGCAGCAATCAGCAATTGCAGGCGCAGGTTTATTTTTTGCCCCTAACATCTTGGCTGCATCTGAAAGTCTAAACGAAAGCAAGTACCATAAATCAGATAAAGAAGGAAATAGGAGCATGAGAAAATTAGGAAGTTTGGAAGTATCGGCATTAGGAGCGGGTTGCATGAGCATAAGCGCAAATTATGGTGCGCCGGCAAAAATAGAACAAGGAGTAAAGACACTACACACAGCTTATGAAAATGGCATTACCTTTTTTGACACAGCTGAAGTATATGGGCCTTTTACCAATGAAAAACTTGTCGGTGAAGCATTAGCCCCTTTTAGAAATAAAATTTCAATTGCGACTAAATTCGGTTTTGACATTGCATCTGGGTCAAAATCCGGTGGACTGAACAGCCGGCCTGAACAAATTAAAAAAGTCGTCGAAGAATCATTGAAGCGCTTAAAAACGGACCGTATCGATCTTTTGTACCAACACAGAGTCGACCCGAATGTACCTATCGAAGATGTTGCCGGAACTGTAAAAGAGTTAATCAAAGAAGGAAAAGTTTTGCACTTTGGCTTGTCTGAAGCGAATGTATCAACCATTCGAAAAGCACATTCGGTACAAACTGTTTCAGCAATCCAGACGGAGTATTCTTTTATGGAAAGGAGTGTTGAAAAAAATGGCGTACTGGCCGTCTGCGAAGAATTGGGCATTGGCTTTGTGCCCTGGGGGCCAGTTGGCATGGGATATTTGACAGGAAAACTGAATGCCAGCACTACGTTTGATCCTAAGTTTGATGGGCGTTCTAATTTCGAGCGTTTTACTCCTGAAAACCTGGCAGCGAATATGCCTATAGTAAATCTGCTAAACGATTTTGCTTCTAAAAAAAATGCAACAGCCTCTCAAATTGCATTAGCCTGGCTCCTGGCTCAGAAATCCTTTATTGTATCGATTCCGGGGACAAGAAATATTCCCCACCTAAACGAGAATTTAGGGGCACTTGAAATTAAATTGACAGCTGCTGATTTACAAGAATTGGATACTGCATTTTTAAAGCTAAAAGTATATGGTGGCCGTATGAATGCAAAAGAAATGGCTGTTTGTGAGTAA
- a CDS encoding helix-turn-helix domain-containing protein — MKHFTDFASYNEYIGLDSPLDHDIDVGYYNPPTMLLKSEAVSVDFYRISIKINLVNKLKSDRTPITAVFFNSPTLIVPAGWDVEPTYTGMYVQLSKKIIEENRYLFKSYLDYGQHEALYLNEEEVEEISAVFRLMVKYYESEKQNYNVLLSYVNVLISLVEAYYKRQFSTDPKQYNRIVTQFQQNLIEYYDKPVTQIPNVQYFADKLGLTANYLGDIIKHFTQKSALENIHDFVIRKAKELLVENPKLNTTEVAYELGFEYPNYFSKFFKKQVSLTPKEYRMQANNKNRHEQTPS, encoded by the coding sequence ATGAAACATTTTACAGACTTTGCGTCCTATAATGAATACATCGGTTTAGACAGTCCTTTAGACCATGATATTGACGTTGGATATTATAATCCCCCAACGATGCTATTGAAGTCGGAAGCTGTATCTGTGGACTTTTACAGGATTTCCATTAAGATTAACCTGGTAAACAAGCTGAAGTCAGACCGGACTCCCATTACCGCAGTGTTTTTTAATAGCCCCACTTTAATCGTACCCGCAGGATGGGATGTGGAACCGACCTATACCGGAATGTATGTGCAGCTATCTAAAAAAATAATTGAGGAAAACCGCTACCTGTTCAAATCGTATCTCGATTATGGACAGCATGAGGCCTTGTACCTAAATGAAGAGGAAGTGGAGGAAATCAGTGCTGTTTTTCGACTGATGGTAAAATATTATGAAAGCGAAAAGCAAAACTATAATGTGCTATTATCATACGTAAATGTGCTTATCTCGTTGGTAGAAGCTTATTATAAAAGACAATTCTCGACCGACCCTAAGCAATACAATCGCATTGTTACTCAATTTCAGCAAAACTTGATCGAATATTATGACAAACCGGTTACACAGATTCCGAACGTTCAGTATTTCGCAGACAAGCTGGGATTGACCGCAAACTACCTGGGCGATATCATAAAGCATTTTACCCAAAAATCGGCACTGGAAAACATCCATGATTTTGTAATTAGGAAAGCAAAAGAATTATTGGTCGAAAATCCAAAACTGAATACTACCGAAGTTGCATATGAACTGGGATTTGAATACCCCAATTACTTTTCCAAATTCTTCAAAAAGCAAGTCAGCCTTACACCAAAAGAATACCGGATGCAGGCAAACAATAAAAATAGACACGAACAAACGCCTTCCTAA
- the istB gene encoding IS21-like element helper ATPase IstB, whose product MNESTVTKMKQMKLYGMFNAFKTAIESGKTDHYTLDQFVSMIIDAEWDERYNRRIERSITNAKFHYKSNIESINFDVSRNLDRNMVLRLAECEFIEKNENILITGSTGVGKSYLGTALGYQACIQGFKVSYFNTLKLFARLKMAKADGTYLRELTKIQRQDVIILDDFGLQALDSHNRITLLEIIEDRHNNGSIIVTSQIPVQGWYDIIGEKTIADAILDRLIHQSHRLELHGESMRKKRGINKE is encoded by the coding sequence ATGAATGAATCCACAGTAACCAAAATGAAACAAATGAAGCTTTATGGCATGTTTAATGCTTTTAAAACAGCCATTGAAAGCGGGAAAACAGATCATTATACCCTTGACCAGTTTGTATCGATGATTATTGATGCAGAATGGGATGAAAGGTACAATCGTCGTATTGAACGAAGTATCACTAATGCCAAATTCCATTACAAATCAAATATTGAAAGTATCAATTTTGATGTATCACGTAACCTGGACCGAAACATGGTACTGCGTCTGGCAGAATGCGAATTTATAGAGAAAAACGAAAACATTTTAATCACTGGAAGCACCGGTGTCGGTAAAAGTTATTTAGGTACTGCATTAGGTTATCAAGCCTGTATACAGGGTTTTAAGGTAAGTTATTTTAATACCTTAAAATTGTTCGCTAGACTAAAAATGGCTAAAGCAGATGGTACTTATCTACGGGAACTTACCAAAATACAAAGACAGGATGTTATAATACTTGATGATTTTGGACTCCAGGCACTTGACAGCCATAACCGAATTACTCTTTTAGAGATCATAGAGGACAGGCATAATAACGGCTCTATAATCGTGACATCACAAATACCAGTTCAAGGCTGGTATGATATAATTGGAGAAAAAACGATAGCCGATGCAATATTAGACAGACTTATACACCAATCTCATAGGCTTGAATTACATGGAGAATCCATGAGAAAGAAAAGAGGAATAAACAAAGAGTGA